The Hymenobacter sp. GOD-10R genome includes a window with the following:
- a CDS encoding transglycosylase domain-containing protein codes for MPNLKTLENPKSELASEIYSADGVLMGKFFRENRTPADYEDLPQNLIDALIATEDVRFEHHSGIDLKAMGRVASGLVTGSKGGGGSTLTQQLAKLLFRTREDLNDGLLSHVPGLRMLIVKTKEWIMSVRLERNYTKREILRMYLNTAEFGSNAYGINVAAKTFFNKKPKALTLEESALLAGLVNGPSWFNPVRNPERSRKRRDWVLNQMHKYGYIDEPTYEKAASKSIVLHYNVENANKGIAPYFRTEIAKSLLKWARETDHDLYADGLKIYTTVDSRMQGYAESAVAEHMQLQQKWFNQHWKGQLPWRDENGRIIPNFLQTSIKRTERYKSLYNRFDGNKDSIKYYLNKKYKMTVFSWQGEKEVVMSPMDSLAYYKRYLHAGFMAMNPLNGHILAWVGGTNFKFFKYDHVKQGKRQPGSTFKPIVYTAAIDRGYSPCLPRPDIATTFPAVAGRPAYTPKNFEGGFSGRVFTLRQALARSMNSITAWLVKEIGPSDIVKYAHRLGISSPIEAVPAVGFGSSDVSIYELCGAYSTFVNKGIWTSPMMVTSIADKNGNVLREFIPQTREALNEETAYLMTYMLQASTTEQGGTSTILKTGFKFPYEMGAKTGTTSNYSDAWFMGITPNLVCGMWVGGEDRSIHFRTGAYGQGARLALPIYGLFMRKVYANKDKVDIDTNPFPKPANLSIETDCSRYNGGQRDTIPYSQKLNQAELDDLDDKDI; via the coding sequence ATGCCGAACCTCAAGACCCTAGAAAATCCTAAGAGTGAGCTAGCTTCTGAGATCTACTCGGCCGACGGCGTGCTGATGGGAAAGTTCTTCCGAGAAAACCGCACCCCAGCCGATTACGAAGACTTACCTCAAAACTTAATTGACGCGCTCATTGCAACGGAAGACGTGCGCTTTGAGCACCACTCAGGTATTGACTTGAAGGCGATGGGCCGGGTAGCTAGCGGTCTGGTAACTGGCAGCAAAGGTGGCGGCGGCTCAACCCTAACTCAGCAGTTGGCCAAGTTGCTATTTCGTACCCGCGAGGACCTAAATGATGGTTTATTAAGCCATGTGCCAGGTCTGCGAATGCTCATCGTGAAAACGAAGGAGTGGATCATGTCGGTACGCTTAGAGCGTAACTACACCAAGCGCGAGATTTTGCGCATGTATCTTAACACCGCTGAATTTGGCTCGAATGCTTACGGCATCAACGTAGCAGCGAAGACGTTCTTCAACAAAAAGCCTAAGGCACTAACCCTAGAGGAATCGGCTTTGTTAGCTGGGTTGGTGAACGGTCCGTCGTGGTTCAATCCCGTACGGAACCCCGAACGATCCAGGAAGCGTCGCGATTGGGTTTTGAACCAGATGCACAAGTACGGCTACATTGACGAGCCAACGTACGAGAAGGCAGCTAGCAAATCAATCGTTTTACACTACAATGTAGAAAATGCCAATAAAGGCATCGCTCCTTACTTCCGTACGGAAATCGCTAAGTCGTTGCTGAAGTGGGCTAGGGAAACTGACCATGACCTCTATGCTGACGGTCTGAAGATCTACACAACTGTCGACTCGAGAATGCAGGGCTATGCGGAGTCGGCGGTTGCGGAGCATATGCAGTTGCAGCAGAAATGGTTCAATCAACACTGGAAGGGGCAGTTGCCATGGCGCGACGAAAATGGTCGCATCATTCCCAACTTTTTACAAACATCTATCAAGCGTACAGAGCGGTACAAGTCACTTTATAACCGCTTCGACGGCAATAAGGACTCCATTAAGTACTACCTGAATAAGAAGTATAAAATGACGGTGTTCTCGTGGCAAGGCGAGAAAGAAGTAGTGATGTCGCCCATGGACTCGCTGGCTTACTATAAGCGCTATCTACACGCAGGTTTTATGGCCATGAACCCACTGAATGGTCATATCCTAGCTTGGGTAGGAGGCACCAACTTCAAGTTCTTCAAGTATGACCACGTCAAGCAAGGTAAGCGGCAGCCAGGCTCTACGTTCAAACCTATCGTGTATACCGCTGCTATCGACCGTGGCTATTCACCATGCTTGCCACGCCCCGATATAGCTACCACCTTTCCAGCAGTAGCGGGGCGGCCAGCTTACACACCTAAAAACTTTGAGGGCGGTTTCTCGGGTCGGGTGTTCACCTTACGCCAAGCTCTAGCTCGTTCGATGAACTCCATTACAGCGTGGCTAGTAAAGGAAATAGGGCCCAGCGATATTGTAAAATACGCCCATCGCCTAGGTATCTCCTCTCCTATCGAAGCTGTGCCCGCAGTGGGTTTTGGCTCGAGCGACGTGAGCATCTACGAACTCTGCGGTGCCTACAGCACTTTCGTGAACAAAGGCATCTGGACCTCTCCCATGATGGTCACAAGCATTGCGGATAAGAACGGCAACGTATTACGTGAGTTCATACCGCAAACGCGTGAGGCGTTGAATGAGGAAACAGCCTACCTAATGACCTACATGCTACAGGCTTCTACAACTGAGCAAGGCGGTACTTCCACCATCCTAAAAACTGGCTTTAAGTTTCCTTACGAGATGGGCGCAAAAACCGGTACTACCAGCAACTACTCCGATGCTTGGTTTATGGGCATTACGCCTAACCTTGTGTGCGGCATGTGGGTAGGTGGTGAAGACAGAAGCATTCACTTCCGCACGGGAGCTTACGGCCAAGGAGCTCGGTTAGCTCTTCCAATCTATGGGTTATTCATGCGTAAAGTTTATGCGAATAAAGACAAGGTTGATATTGACACCAATCCTTTCCCCAAGCCAGCTAACCTTTCCATCGAAACAGATTGTAGTCGTTATAATGGCGGGCAGCGTGACACCATTCCCTATAGCCAGAAGCTCAACCAAGCTGAGCTAGATGACTTGGATGACAAGGATATTTAA
- a CDS encoding AtpZ/AtpI family protein translates to MFNSPDSDKKSTDDGADRMRSFAQYSGLGFQMLATIGLCAWAGVKLDAHFQNKNPWYTIGLMLLGVLGAMYQVIRSITRKS, encoded by the coding sequence ATGTTCAACTCCCCTGATTCTGATAAGAAATCTACTGATGATGGGGCTGACCGTATGCGCAGTTTTGCCCAATACTCAGGGCTAGGTTTTCAAATGTTGGCAACTATTGGCTTGTGCGCTTGGGCAGGAGTAAAGCTTGATGCACACTTTCAGAATAAAAATCCATGGTATACCATTGGGTTGATGCTCCTAGGTGTACTAGGGGCTATGTACCAAGTCATACGCTCTATCACTCGCAAGTCGTGA
- the atpB gene encoding F0F1 ATP synthase subunit A: MKRLLIALFCILSLPVFANEPVAPQAEATKEEAFNPGEMILHHIGDSHEWHWFSTDNNHLTTYLPIIAYRPGQGLTVFSSKRVAEGEMHEGLKLEHEHLVAEDGSKVYDFSLTKNAFALLLSSIMMLVVFSIVASGYRKRKGSAPRGLQSFMEPIIVFIRDEIAKKSIGPKYERYMPYLLTVFFFIWFNNLLGLTPGAANLTGNIAVTLTLATLTLLITLFSSNKYYWGHIFATPGVPMWLRPIMIPVELIGVITKPFSLMVRLFANITAGHIVILSFISLIFIFRNVAVAPVSLAFGLFINVLELLVAILQAYIFTLLTAMYIGGAVEEHHDADLQIGGGDGAAPAHGHGH; this comes from the coding sequence ATGAAGCGCTTATTAATAGCTCTGTTCTGCATTCTTTCACTTCCTGTTTTTGCAAACGAACCAGTTGCACCCCAGGCTGAAGCTACCAAAGAGGAAGCCTTCAACCCTGGTGAGATGATCTTGCACCACATTGGTGACTCTCATGAGTGGCACTGGTTTTCTACCGATAACAATCATTTAACGACTTATCTGCCGATTATTGCCTACCGGCCAGGGCAAGGGCTGACGGTTTTTTCGTCGAAGCGAGTTGCTGAAGGTGAAATGCACGAAGGCTTAAAGTTGGAACATGAGCATCTGGTAGCAGAAGACGGCAGCAAGGTATACGATTTCTCGCTTACCAAGAATGCTTTCGCCCTGCTGTTAAGCAGCATCATGATGCTAGTGGTATTCAGCATTGTTGCTAGTGGCTACAGAAAACGCAAGGGTAGTGCCCCAAGGGGCTTGCAATCCTTTATGGAGCCTATTATTGTGTTTATCCGCGACGAAATCGCTAAAAAATCAATAGGTCCTAAGTACGAGCGTTACATGCCGTATTTGCTTACAGTCTTCTTCTTTATCTGGTTTAACAACTTGCTAGGCCTAACGCCTGGCGCCGCTAACCTGACAGGGAACATTGCTGTGACCTTGACCCTCGCTACACTGACGTTGCTGATCACGCTTTTCAGCAGCAACAAGTATTATTGGGGTCACATCTTTGCTACCCCAGGCGTACCGATGTGGTTACGGCCCATCATGATTCCGGTAGAACTGATTGGTGTCATCACCAAGCCTTTTTCCCTCATGGTTCGTCTGTTTGCTAATATCACAGCAGGACACATCGTAATTTTGAGCTTTATCAGCTTGATCTTCATCTTCCGTAATGTGGCAGTAGCGCCTGTTTCTCTAGCTTTTGGTCTGTTCATCAATGTACTAGAGTTATTAGTAGCTATTCTGCAAGCCTATATCTTCACGCTACTCACAGCGATGTATATCGGTGGAGCAGTGGAGGAGCACCACGATGCCGATTTGCAAATCGGTGGTGGTGATGGTGCTGCGCCAGCTCATGGTCACGGTCACTAA
- a CDS encoding tetratricopeptide repeat protein, which translates to MLPIVVAGLDACSSERSVVGKTYDNVVARDNAYFLAREKMRTLEASLYKNRVNDYNQILPLFPTLDEATTTKITADLDDIIKKASLPIQHRPGSDWTDDSYVLIGKARYYKMELEDAIKTFKYTNTTSKDPNAKHEALIWLMRSFLADKDYESALLVSNLLDKEQGKEQNARELFLTRAQYYLLTGDQKLAIEQLEKAIPYIEEKNEQSRTRYILAQLYQANNDDKKAYAELNKILKRNPPYELDFFSKLMLGQVSDLNLTDRARLDKYFTKLLKDTKNKEYRDKIYYEMARLNYRQQRYDQALALLQKSARTPGPNKAQKSYTYLLAGRIYYENLQKYRLAAAYYDSTVQNMPKTAPGYEATAERSAILKDFAQQITIVETQDSLQALAKLDPATLQTRLTAYAVTELENQKKEQERLLAQQEKQARQQESISGVSSLRAGDPNIDPNTFAATSTGAQWYFDNPAALGTARSEFIRRWGDRQLQDNWRVTSQASGSAVTNRGGNVPVSIAGANNTSVNTTGQAATPAPTDPAAQQEALVAKYRQAIPLTEAQMQASQKQVEEALFILGTIYGQQLREPARAAETYEKVVARFPQSKHLPESYYSLYLIYKEQPNAPKAEAYALRLRQEFPNSSYAKLVADPEYLRRTSIVNAKVSVQVDSAFALYKRQEFKKAADLVAATRQQYPENDLNDRLAFLTTLLTIRTQPPLTAKASVEKFYKDFPDSQLSSQALTMLNTYKEYEAGKITGALASTDKPVVSIFKPGEVESRLRVIYAENQAAVASARAGKTVPIKQQVPRAVINPADAPVAPSSTPPVATTPASATTTSAATSTPATAVVPPTSVTPTPTLPTATSTSPVPAVTPSANNKEATTPAVPSKPATAFIANPNVQHVVVLAFPKGASPLKDMPTLLGTYNSRFFRANNLTIRESSLNDALDMVVIQPLPSAKIAQSYALKLRGPQSPLSRLRGVGYQTLVIGIDNLPLLLQSKDVEEYQRFYQQTYAK; encoded by the coding sequence GTGCTCCCAATTGTTGTGGCAGGGCTAGATGCCTGCTCCTCCGAGCGCTCAGTTGTGGGCAAAACCTACGACAATGTAGTAGCCCGTGACAATGCTTATTTTCTGGCGCGGGAGAAGATGCGTACGCTTGAAGCTTCTCTCTATAAAAATCGGGTAAACGACTACAATCAGATTCTACCGCTTTTTCCTACTCTTGACGAAGCTACTACGACGAAGATTACGGCAGATCTGGATGACATCATTAAGAAAGCCTCCTTACCAATTCAACATCGTCCGGGCAGTGACTGGACAGATGACAGCTACGTGCTGATTGGCAAAGCGCGGTATTATAAGATGGAGTTAGAAGATGCCATCAAGACGTTCAAGTACACCAATACAACTAGCAAAGATCCCAATGCCAAACACGAGGCATTGATCTGGCTAATGCGCTCCTTCTTGGCTGACAAAGATTACGAGAGTGCGCTATTGGTTTCTAATCTTCTGGATAAAGAACAGGGCAAGGAGCAAAATGCCCGCGAGCTGTTTCTGACGCGTGCGCAGTACTACTTGCTCACGGGCGACCAGAAGCTAGCTATTGAGCAACTGGAAAAAGCTATTCCTTACATTGAGGAAAAGAATGAACAGTCGCGCACACGCTACATTCTGGCACAACTGTACCAGGCTAACAACGACGATAAGAAAGCTTACGCCGAGCTCAACAAGATTCTGAAGCGTAATCCGCCTTACGAGCTTGACTTCTTCTCGAAACTGATGCTAGGTCAAGTTTCGGATTTGAACCTGACTGATCGGGCACGCTTAGATAAATACTTCACAAAGCTGCTGAAAGACACGAAAAACAAGGAATACCGTGACAAGATCTACTACGAGATGGCACGGCTTAACTACCGCCAGCAGCGGTATGACCAGGCGCTAGCTTTGTTGCAAAAATCGGCACGGACACCTGGCCCTAATAAGGCGCAAAAGTCATACACGTACTTGCTAGCTGGCCGTATTTATTACGAGAACTTACAGAAATACCGCTTAGCTGCCGCTTACTACGACAGTACCGTGCAGAACATGCCCAAAACAGCACCGGGATATGAGGCTACGGCAGAGCGAAGCGCTATTCTGAAAGATTTCGCGCAGCAGATTACAATTGTCGAAACGCAGGACAGCTTACAAGCACTGGCCAAGCTAGATCCTGCTACTTTGCAAACTCGGTTGACGGCCTACGCGGTGACCGAGCTAGAAAATCAGAAGAAAGAGCAGGAACGCTTATTGGCGCAGCAAGAGAAGCAAGCTCGTCAACAGGAGTCGATTTCTGGCGTAAGCTCTCTGCGGGCAGGTGACCCTAATATTGACCCAAACACATTTGCAGCGACGAGCACTGGCGCGCAGTGGTACTTCGATAACCCTGCTGCTCTTGGAACTGCACGCAGCGAATTTATCCGCCGCTGGGGCGACCGGCAGCTACAGGATAACTGGCGCGTAACTAGCCAAGCGAGCGGTTCAGCTGTTACTAACCGGGGTGGCAATGTGCCTGTCAGCATCGCTGGAGCTAATAATACGAGCGTTAATACAACAGGACAAGCCGCTACGCCAGCACCTACCGACCCAGCAGCCCAACAGGAGGCATTAGTAGCAAAATATCGTCAGGCAATTCCGCTTACGGAAGCTCAGATGCAAGCTTCTCAAAAGCAAGTGGAAGAGGCCCTGTTCATTCTAGGTACCATCTACGGCCAACAACTACGTGAGCCAGCCCGCGCCGCCGAAACCTATGAGAAAGTAGTAGCTCGCTTTCCGCAGAGTAAGCACTTACCGGAATCATACTATAGTCTCTATCTCATTTACAAAGAGCAACCAAATGCTCCTAAAGCAGAAGCTTATGCTTTGCGCCTGCGGCAAGAATTTCCAAACTCCTCCTACGCGAAGCTGGTCGCCGACCCGGAATATTTGCGTCGCACGTCTATTGTCAATGCAAAAGTATCAGTACAAGTAGATTCTGCTTTTGCCTTATATAAAAGGCAGGAATTCAAAAAAGCGGCCGATTTAGTAGCCGCTACTCGGCAGCAGTACCCGGAAAACGATTTAAATGATCGTTTGGCTTTCTTGACTACGCTGCTCACTATCCGTACGCAACCGCCACTTACGGCGAAAGCCTCTGTGGAGAAGTTTTACAAAGATTTCCCAGACAGCCAGTTGAGCAGCCAGGCGCTAACCATGCTAAATACCTACAAGGAGTATGAGGCTGGTAAAATAACGGGCGCCCTAGCTTCTACCGACAAACCTGTGGTTTCGATCTTCAAACCTGGCGAAGTGGAGAGTCGCCTTCGCGTTATCTATGCAGAGAATCAAGCTGCTGTTGCTTCGGCTCGCGCAGGGAAAACAGTACCTATAAAGCAACAGGTACCTCGGGCCGTTATCAATCCCGCAGATGCACCTGTAGCACCTAGCTCTACCCCTCCCGTGGCTACTACCCCTGCTTCGGCTACCACGACGAGCGCTGCTACCTCCACACCAGCGACAGCCGTAGTTCCTCCTACATCAGTAACTCCAACGCCTACACTCCCCACGGCTACTTCAACTTCACCTGTTCCCGCTGTTACTCCATCGGCGAACAATAAGGAAGCTACAACGCCAGCAGTTCCTAGCAAACCAGCTACTGCTTTTATCGCCAACCCCAATGTCCAGCACGTCGTGGTGCTAGCTTTCCCCAAGGGAGCATCTCCTTTGAAGGACATGCCTACTTTACTAGGCACCTACAACAGCCGATTCTTCCGCGCTAATAACCTTACTATTCGGGAATCAAGCTTGAATGATGCCTTGGATATGGTTGTTATTCAGCCGCTGCCAAGCGCCAAAATTGCCCAGAGTTACGCTTTGAAGTTACGTGGCCCTCAGTCCCCGTTAAGTCGTCTGCGCGGCGTGGGTTACCAAACCCTAGTTATTGGTATTGATAATCTACCGCTGCTGCTCCAAAGCAAAGATGTAGAAGAGTACCAGCGTTTCTACCAACAGACTTACGCCAAGTAG